One genomic segment of Aquamicrobium lusatiense includes these proteins:
- a CDS encoding D-alanine--D-alanine ligase encodes MTKKHVAVLMGGFSSERPVSISSGNACADALEAEGYRVTRVDVGRDVGAVLAELRPDVAFNALHGPYGEDGLIQGVLEYLEIPYTHSGVLASALAMNKEQAKRVARAAGIPVAESRVVNRFDIRGEHPMVPPYVVKPVAEGSSFGVVIVREDQSHPPQIVSSPEWNYGEAVMVERYVHGRELTCAVMGDVALGVCEIIPTGHAFYDYDSKYVPGGSKHETPAKISPNIYQKIQTLALKAHQAIGCRGVSRSDFRYDDRHSENGEIVWLEVNTQPGMTPTSLVPEIAAHAGHSFGDLLSWMVEDASCLR; translated from the coding sequence ATGACCAAAAAGCACGTTGCTGTTCTGATGGGGGGATTCTCGTCCGAGAGGCCGGTTTCCATTTCGTCGGGCAATGCGTGTGCCGATGCGCTTGAGGCGGAAGGCTACAGGGTCACGCGTGTCGATGTGGGGCGCGATGTCGGTGCGGTGTTGGCTGAGTTGAGACCGGATGTCGCCTTCAATGCGCTGCACGGCCCTTATGGCGAGGATGGCCTCATTCAGGGTGTGCTTGAATATCTGGAGATCCCTTACACCCACTCCGGTGTGCTGGCTTCCGCTCTGGCGATGAACAAGGAGCAGGCCAAGAGGGTTGCCCGTGCTGCCGGCATTCCGGTGGCGGAATCAAGGGTCGTCAATCGCTTTGATATTCGTGGCGAGCATCCGATGGTGCCGCCCTATGTGGTGAAGCCGGTGGCTGAGGGTTCCAGCTTCGGTGTGGTGATTGTGAGGGAGGATCAATCGCATCCGCCGCAGATTGTCTCGTCGCCCGAATGGAATTACGGCGAGGCTGTCATGGTCGAGCGCTATGTGCATGGCCGGGAGCTGACCTGCGCGGTGATGGGCGATGTGGCGCTTGGGGTGTGTGAAATCATTCCGACCGGCCACGCCTTCTACGATTATGATTCCAAATATGTGCCCGGCGGCTCAAAACACGAAACTCCGGCAAAAATTTCACCGAATATTTACCAAAAAATACAGACACTGGCGCTTAAGGCTCATCAAGCAATCGGCTGCCGGGGCGTGTCCCGGTCTGACTTCCGTTATGACGATCGCCATTCCGAAAATGGAGAGATCGTCTGGCTGGAGGTTAACACTCAGCCGGGCATGACGCCGACGTCTCTGGTGCCTGAGATCGCCGCGCACGCAGGGCATTCATTCGGCGATCTGTTGAGTTGGATGGTGGAGGACGCTTCGTGTCTTCGTTGA
- the murB gene encoding UDP-N-acetylmuramate dehydrogenase translates to MSRGQALLDSLGDRLSGLRGRMTPDAGMDKVTWFRAGGPADAMFQPADEEDLAAFLKAVPEEVPVMVVGVGSNLLVRDGGLAGFVVRLSAKGFGDVETISPTRLRIGTALPDKRAAAAALEAGIGGFHFYHGIPGAIGGALRMNAGANGVETRERVVEVRALDRKGEVHVLSNADMGYAYRHCSAPKGLIFTSVVMEGYAEDKDVIRAAMDEVQHHRETVQPIREKTGGSTFKNPEGTSAWKEIDKAGCRGLMIGGAQMSPMHCNFMINTGTATGYDLETLGETVRARVLENSGIRLHWEIRRLGAFRPGQEVQEFLGQLL, encoded by the coding sequence ATGAGCAGGGGCCAGGCACTTCTCGACAGTCTGGGCGACCGGCTTTCGGGCCTGCGTGGCCGCATGACCCCCGATGCCGGTATGGACAAGGTCACATGGTTCCGAGCCGGCGGGCCGGCCGACGCCATGTTCCAGCCGGCCGACGAGGAAGACCTTGCTGCTTTCCTGAAGGCGGTGCCGGAAGAGGTTCCGGTGATGGTGGTTGGCGTCGGCTCGAACCTGCTGGTGCGCGATGGCGGGCTTGCGGGCTTCGTGGTGCGCCTTTCGGCCAAGGGTTTTGGCGACGTCGAGACGATATCGCCGACACGCCTGCGCATCGGCACGGCACTGCCCGACAAGCGGGCAGCTGCAGCGGCACTGGAAGCCGGCATCGGCGGTTTCCATTTCTACCACGGCATTCCCGGCGCCATCGGCGGGGCGCTGCGCATGAACGCCGGCGCCAACGGCGTCGAAACGCGCGAGCGCGTGGTGGAGGTAAGGGCGCTCGACCGCAAGGGCGAGGTCCATGTGCTTTCAAACGCCGATATGGGCTATGCCTACCGGCATTGTTCGGCCCCGAAAGGCCTGATCTTTACCTCCGTCGTCATGGAAGGCTATGCCGAGGACAAGGATGTGATCCGCGCGGCGATGGACGAGGTGCAGCATCATCGCGAGACGGTGCAGCCGATTCGCGAAAAGACCGGCGGTTCCACCTTCAAGAATCCCGAAGGCACTTCGGCCTGGAAGGAAATCGACAAGGCAGGATGCCGCGGCCTGATGATCGGCGGGGCGCAGATGTCGCCCATGCACTGCAACTTCATGATCAACACCGGTACGGCCACCGGTTATGACCTCGAAACGCTCGGCGAGACGGTGCGCGCGCGCGTTCTGGAAAATTCCGGCATACGCCTGCACTGGGAGATCCGCCGTCTCGGCGCATTCCGTCCCGGGCAGGAAGTTCAGGAGTTCCTCGGACAGTTGCTCTGA
- the murC gene encoding UDP-N-acetylmuramate--L-alanine ligase, which produces MKMPQTIGLVHFIGIGGIGMSGIAEVLHNLGYHVQGSDQNDSANVQRLREKGIECFVGHRAENLGEAEVVVVSTAIRNTNPELVAAREKLLPVVRRAEMLAELMRFRNAIAIGGTHGKTTTTSMVATLLEAGGLDPTVINGGIINAYGTNARMGDGEWMVVEADESDGTFLKLPADIAVITNIDPEHLDHYGSFDKVRDAFRQFVENVPFYGFGVMCIDHPEVQALVSRIGDRRVITYGENAQADVRFTNHRMDGAVSVFDVAIRNRKSGEQLVISDLRLPMPGRHNVSNATAAIAVAHELGLTAAAIRKGLSSFGGVKRRFTHTGSWNGVEIFDDYGHHPVEIKAVLKAARDATQGRVIAIAQPHRFTRLRDLFDDFAVCFNDADTVMVAPVYAAGEDAIDGVSSEALVSKMRAGGHRDARHIADAAAVAPLVRELAKPGDFVVFLGAGNITQWAYALPRELNGDAK; this is translated from the coding sequence ATGAAGATGCCGCAGACGATAGGCCTCGTGCATTTCATCGGCATAGGCGGCATCGGCATGAGCGGCATAGCCGAAGTGCTGCACAATCTCGGCTATCATGTGCAGGGCTCCGACCAGAACGACAGCGCCAATGTTCAGCGCCTGCGCGAGAAGGGCATCGAGTGCTTCGTCGGGCACCGCGCTGAAAACCTTGGCGAGGCCGAGGTGGTCGTGGTTTCGACCGCGATCCGCAACACCAATCCGGAGCTCGTGGCGGCGCGCGAGAAGCTGCTGCCGGTTGTGCGCCGGGCCGAGATGCTGGCCGAGCTTATGCGCTTCCGCAATGCCATCGCCATCGGCGGCACGCATGGCAAGACGACGACCACCTCCATGGTGGCGACGCTGCTGGAAGCCGGCGGGCTCGATCCGACCGTCATCAATGGCGGCATCATCAACGCCTATGGCACCAATGCGCGCATGGGCGACGGCGAATGGATGGTGGTGGAGGCCGATGAGAGCGACGGCACCTTCCTCAAGCTGCCGGCCGACATCGCCGTCATCACCAATATCGATCCCGAGCATCTCGACCACTATGGAAGCTTCGACAAGGTGCGCGACGCCTTCCGCCAGTTCGTCGAGAACGTGCCGTTCTACGGCTTCGGCGTGATGTGCATCGATCATCCGGAAGTGCAGGCGCTGGTCAGCCGAATCGGCGACCGCCGCGTCATCACCTATGGCGAAAACGCGCAGGCCGATGTGCGCTTCACCAATCATCGCATGGACGGCGCCGTGTCGGTGTTCGACGTCGCCATCCGCAACCGCAAGAGCGGCGAGCAGCTTGTGATCAGCGACCTTCGCCTGCCGATGCCTGGCCGTCACAATGTTTCAAACGCCACGGCGGCGATTGCCGTTGCCCATGAGCTTGGCCTGACTGCTGCAGCGATCCGGAAGGGACTGTCGTCGTTCGGCGGGGTGAAGCGGCGCTTTACCCATACGGGTTCGTGGAACGGGGTCGAGATTTTCGACGATTACGGTCACCATCCGGTTGAGATCAAGGCGGTGCTGAAGGCGGCGCGCGACGCCACGCAAGGGCGCGTCATCGCCATTGCCCAGCCGCACCGCTTCACGCGCCTGCGCGATCTGTTCGACGATTTCGCCGTGTGCTTCAACGATGCCGACACGGTCATGGTGGCGCCCGTCTATGCGGCGGGGGAGGACGCGATCGACGGCGTTTCCAGCGAGGCGCTGGTGTCGAAGATGCGCGCGGGCGGCCATCGCGATGCCCGCCATATCGCCGATGCGGCAGCCGTGGCGCCGCTGGTGCGCGAGCTGGCGAAGCCGGGCGATTTCGTCGTGTTCCTTGGCGCCGGCAACATCACGCAATGGGCCTATGCCCTGCCGCGCGAACTGAACGGGGACGCAAAATGA
- the murG gene encoding undecaprenyldiphospho-muramoylpentapeptide beta-N-acetylglucosaminyltransferase → MSKGTILLAAGGTGGHLFPAEALAHELKARGWQVHLATDDRAQRFAGQFPADAIHPIPSATIGSKNPLALAKTFFKLWRGVRVASGVIARVKPAAVVGFGGYPTLPPLYAATRRGRPTLIHEQNAVMGRANRALAARVTAIAGGFLPEDASASGRKTITTGNPVRPGVIEAAKVPYTVPGEQEPFHLLVFGGSQGAQFFSDAVPAAVALLPEALRKRLVVTQQARKDDAERVAQAYAELGVPADIAPFFTDMAERMARAQLVISRSGASTVSEVAVIGRPALLVPYPYALDHDQAANAAALAAAGGAEVHPQSSLDAGRLAELIGGLLSDPERLKAMAAAARSAGRPNAATLLADLTEAIASGKSPDDFRKEIQA, encoded by the coding sequence ATGTCAAAGGGTACCATTCTTCTGGCTGCCGGGGGCACCGGCGGCCATCTGTTTCCGGCCGAGGCGCTGGCGCATGAACTGAAGGCGCGCGGCTGGCAGGTGCATCTGGCGACCGACGACCGCGCCCAGCGTTTTGCCGGGCAGTTTCCGGCCGATGCCATTCACCCGATTCCCTCCGCCACCATCGGTTCCAAGAATCCGCTGGCGCTGGCGAAGACGTTTTTCAAGCTGTGGCGCGGCGTGCGCGTCGCTTCCGGGGTGATCGCGCGGGTGAAGCCGGCGGCGGTCGTTGGCTTCGGCGGCTATCCGACCCTGCCGCCGCTCTATGCAGCGACGCGGCGCGGGCGCCCGACGCTGATCCATGAGCAGAATGCGGTGATGGGCCGCGCCAACCGGGCGCTGGCGGCACGGGTGACGGCGATTGCCGGGGGCTTCCTGCCAGAGGACGCCAGTGCTTCCGGGCGCAAGACGATCACCACCGGAAATCCGGTGCGGCCGGGCGTCATCGAGGCGGCGAAGGTGCCTTATACCGTGCCGGGCGAGCAGGAGCCGTTCCATCTGCTGGTGTTCGGCGGAAGCCAGGGCGCGCAGTTCTTTTCCGATGCGGTTCCGGCGGCGGTCGCGCTGCTTCCCGAAGCGCTGCGCAAGCGCCTCGTCGTGACCCAGCAGGCGAGGAAGGACGATGCGGAGCGGGTGGCGCAGGCTTATGCCGAGCTCGGCGTGCCGGCCGACATCGCGCCCTTCTTCACCGACATGGCCGAGCGCATGGCGCGGGCGCAGCTGGTCATTTCGCGCTCCGGCGCTTCCACCGTCTCGGAAGTCGCGGTGATCGGCAGGCCGGCTCTGCTGGTGCCCTATCCCTATGCGCTCGATCACGATCAGGCGGCCAATGCGGCAGCCCTTGCAGCCGCCGGCGGCGCGGAGGTGCATCCGCAATCCTCGCTCGATGCCGGGCGTCTGGCGGAACTGATCGGCGGGCTGTTGAGCGATCCGGAACGGCTGAAGGCAATGGCTGCGGCAGCGCGTTCGGCTGGCCGTCCGAATGCCGCAACCTTGCTCGCCGATCTGACAGAGGCTATTGCGTCGGGCAAATCACCCGACGACTTCAGGAAGGAAATTCAAGCATGA
- the ftsW gene encoding putative lipid II flippase FtsW translates to MQSRLDTSPISNWWWTIDRWFLAAFLSLLGLGIVLSFAASPAVAERIGLDSFHFATRQIIFSIPALGVMLAVSFLNARQIRRLALGILCLMLVMMVAVLYIGVEVKGARRWLSFAGMSIQPSEFLKPAFVVICAWLFAEHKRQPEIPGNLFAMILLGLVLALLLAQPDMGQTLLVVGTWGVMFFMAGLSWVWIIALGGLGIAGLFAAYEIFPHVAGRIDRFLTGEGDTFQVDMGHEALVNGGWLGLGPGEGTIKRLIPDSHADFVFAVAGEEFGLITCMVIAAIFAFIVLRGLSVSLKEHDDFTRYAIGGLVTVFGLQSVINMCVNLQLMPAKGMTLPFISYGGSSQIAIAVSMGMVLALTRRKPQKRKPLAYGFSSSILPAE, encoded by the coding sequence ATGCAGAGCCGTCTCGATACCAGCCCGATTTCCAACTGGTGGTGGACCATCGACCGCTGGTTCCTTGCCGCGTTCCTGTCGCTGCTTGGCCTTGGCATCGTTCTGTCCTTTGCCGCCAGCCCGGCGGTGGCGGAGCGCATCGGCCTCGATTCCTTCCATTTCGCCACACGCCAGATCATCTTCAGCATTCCCGCACTTGGGGTGATGCTTGCCGTGTCGTTCCTGAATGCCCGCCAGATCAGGCGTCTGGCGCTCGGCATATTGTGTCTGATGCTGGTGATGATGGTGGCGGTGCTTTACATCGGCGTCGAGGTGAAGGGCGCGCGACGCTGGCTCTCCTTCGCCGGCATGTCGATCCAGCCGTCTGAATTTCTCAAGCCCGCCTTCGTGGTCATCTGCGCGTGGCTGTTCGCCGAGCACAAGCGCCAGCCGGAAATCCCCGGAAACCTGTTCGCCATGATCCTGCTCGGCCTCGTTCTGGCGCTGCTTCTGGCGCAGCCCGACATGGGGCAGACGCTGCTGGTGGTCGGCACATGGGGTGTGATGTTCTTCATGGCCGGGCTGTCGTGGGTATGGATCATCGCGCTTGGCGGTCTTGGCATTGCGGGCCTGTTCGCGGCTTATGAAATCTTCCCGCACGTGGCCGGCCGTATCGATCGCTTTCTGACCGGCGAAGGCGACACGTTTCAGGTCGACATGGGCCATGAAGCGCTGGTCAATGGCGGCTGGCTGGGGCTGGGACCGGGCGAGGGCACCATCAAGCGCCTCATTCCCGACAGCCATGCCGACTTCGTGTTCGCCGTCGCCGGCGAGGAATTCGGCCTGATCACCTGCATGGTGATCGCCGCCATCTTCGCCTTCATCGTGCTGCGCGGCCTTTCTGTGTCGCTGAAGGAGCATGACGACTTCACCCGCTACGCAATCGGCGGGCTGGTGACGGTGTTCGGTCTGCAGTCGGTCATCAACATGTGCGTGAACCTGCAACTGATGCCGGCGAAGGGCATGACGCTGCCCTTCATCTCCTATGGCGGCTCCTCGCAGATCGCCATCGCCGTTTCCATGGGCATGGTGCTGGCGCTGACCCGGCGCAAGCCGCAGAAGCGCAAGCCGCTCGCCTATGGGTTCTCCAGCTCGATTCTGCCGGCGGAATAA
- the murD gene encoding UDP-N-acetylmuramoyl-L-alanine--D-glutamate ligase, whose translation MIAASSFAGRQVALFGLGGSGLATAHALVAGEAEVLAWDDNPQSVEKAQAEGIATVDLRGIDWSCLAAFVLSPGVPLTHPKPHWSVELARAASVEVIGDIELFVRERNAHAPDAPFIAITGTNGKSTTTALISHILKSAGRDTQMGGNIGRAVMTLDPPLPSRHYVVECSSYQIDLAPSLNPSAGILLNLTPDHLDRHGTMQHYAEIKERLVAGSDTAIIGVDDSFCVQIAERLERAGAKVVRISKRLPLSDGYFAEGSDLIEAVDGRCTRIASLDGIGSLRGQHNAQNALAALAACLSAGLTAEEIQDGFRSFPGLAHRMEQLGRKGHVLFVNDSKATNAEAAAPALSSFEHIYWIAGGLPKEGGIGSLRGLFPRIAKAYLIGEAAPAFSATLGEAVAYEISGTLAAAVEHAAADAAASGAGEAVVLLSPACASFDQFRNFELRGEAFRQAVYAIDGIEPIGGTR comes from the coding sequence ATGATTGCGGCCAGTTCCTTCGCAGGCAGGCAGGTAGCGCTCTTCGGGCTTGGCGGCTCCGGACTGGCGACGGCGCATGCGCTGGTCGCCGGCGAGGCCGAAGTGCTGGCGTGGGACGACAATCCGCAAAGCGTGGAGAAGGCGCAGGCGGAAGGCATCGCTACCGTCGACCTGCGCGGCATCGACTGGTCGTGCCTTGCCGCTTTCGTGCTGTCGCCCGGCGTGCCGCTGACCCATCCCAAGCCGCACTGGAGCGTGGAACTGGCGCGTGCGGCCAGCGTCGAGGTCATCGGTGACATCGAGTTGTTCGTGCGCGAGCGCAACGCCCATGCGCCTGATGCGCCGTTCATCGCCATCACCGGCACCAACGGCAAGTCGACGACGACGGCGCTGATTTCGCATATCCTGAAATCGGCCGGCCGCGACACGCAGATGGGCGGCAATATCGGCCGCGCGGTGATGACGCTCGACCCGCCGCTGCCTTCAAGGCATTACGTGGTGGAGTGTTCCTCCTACCAGATCGATCTTGCGCCCTCGCTCAACCCGAGCGCTGGCATATTGCTCAATCTGACGCCGGACCATCTCGACCGTCACGGCACCATGCAGCACTATGCCGAAATCAAGGAACGGCTGGTTGCCGGCAGCGACACGGCCATCATCGGTGTCGATGACAGTTTCTGCGTGCAGATCGCGGAGCGGCTGGAGCGGGCCGGCGCTAAGGTGGTGCGCATCTCCAAGCGCCTGCCGCTGAGCGACGGCTATTTTGCTGAAGGAAGCGACCTGATCGAAGCGGTGGACGGCCGCTGCACCCGCATTGCCTCGCTCGACGGCATCGGCTCGCTGCGCGGCCAGCACAATGCCCAGAACGCGCTTGCAGCCCTTGCCGCCTGTCTCAGCGCCGGCCTGACGGCTGAGGAAATACAGGACGGTTTCAGGAGCTTTCCGGGACTGGCTCACCGCATGGAGCAGTTGGGCCGCAAGGGACATGTGCTGTTCGTCAACGATTCCAAGGCAACCAATGCGGAAGCGGCGGCGCCGGCGCTGTCGAGCTTCGAGCACATCTACTGGATCGCCGGCGGCCTACCCAAGGAAGGCGGCATCGGCTCGTTGAGGGGCCTGTTCCCGCGCATCGCCAAAGCCTATCTGATCGGCGAGGCGGCACCCGCTTTTTCCGCGACGCTGGGCGAAGCGGTTGCCTATGAGATTTCCGGCACCCTTGCGGCGGCGGTGGAACATGCTGCGGCCGATGCCGCAGCCAGCGGGGCGGGCGAGGCCGTGGTGCTTCTGTCGCCCGCCTGCGCCAGCTTCGACCAGTTCAGGAATTTCGAATTGCGCGGCGAAGCCTTCAGGCAAGCCGTGTATGCGATTGATGGCATCGAGCCCATCGGAGGGACACGATAA
- the mraY gene encoding phospho-N-acetylmuramoyl-pentapeptide-transferase, which produces MLTLLVEFADRITVFNVFRYITFRTGGALITSALIVFIFGPAIIDSLRLRQGKGQPIRADGPQTHFKKAGTPTMGGLMILTGIVVSSLLWANLSSVYVWVVLLVTLGFGAIGFYDDYLKVTKQSHLGFSGKARLTFEFLIAGIAAWVIMHYGQEPFSSSLTFPFAKEFIINLGWFFIPFAAFVVVGAGNAVNITDGLDGLAIVPIMIAAASFGVIAYLSGNAIFADYLQIHFVPGTGELAVILGAVIGAGLGFLWFNAPPAAIFMGDTGSLAMGGLIGTIAVATKHEIVLAIIGGLFVVEILSVIIQVGYFKMTGKRVFLMAPIHHHFEKLGWTESQVVIRFWIIAVILALIGLSTLKLR; this is translated from the coding sequence ATGCTGACGCTGCTCGTGGAATTCGCGGACCGGATCACGGTCTTCAACGTTTTCCGTTACATCACTTTCCGTACCGGCGGCGCGCTGATCACCTCGGCCCTGATCGTCTTCATCTTCGGTCCGGCCATCATTGATTCTCTGCGCCTGCGGCAGGGCAAGGGCCAGCCGATCCGTGCCGACGGGCCGCAGACCCATTTCAAGAAGGCAGGCACGCCCACCATGGGCGGCCTGATGATCCTGACGGGCATCGTCGTCTCCTCGCTTCTGTGGGCCAACCTGTCCAGCGTCTATGTATGGGTGGTGCTGCTGGTGACGCTTGGGTTCGGCGCCATCGGCTTCTATGACGACTATCTGAAGGTGACCAAACAGTCTCATCTCGGCTTTTCCGGCAAGGCGCGCCTGACCTTTGAATTCCTGATCGCCGGCATCGCCGCCTGGGTGATCATGCATTACGGGCAGGAGCCGTTCTCCTCCTCGCTGACCTTCCCCTTCGCCAAGGAATTCATCATCAATCTCGGCTGGTTCTTCATTCCCTTCGCCGCTTTCGTGGTGGTGGGGGCAGGCAATGCCGTCAACATCACCGACGGGCTCGACGGCCTCGCCATCGTGCCGATCATGATCGCGGCCGCGTCCTTCGGCGTCATTGCCTACCTGTCGGGCAACGCCATCTTTGCCGATTATCTGCAGATCCACTTCGTGCCCGGCACGGGCGAACTGGCCGTGATTCTGGGTGCGGTGATCGGGGCAGGGCTCGGCTTCCTGTGGTTCAACGCGCCGCCGGCGGCCATCTTCATGGGCGACACCGGCTCGCTCGCCATGGGCGGCCTGATCGGCACCATCGCGGTCGCCACCAAGCACGAGATCGTGCTGGCGATCATCGGCGGCCTGTTCGTGGTCGAGATCCTGTCGGTCATCATTCAGGTCGGCTATTTCAAGATGACCGGCAAGCGCGTCTTCCTGATGGCGCCGATCCATCACCATTTCGAAAAGCTCGGCTGGACCGAGAGCCAGGTGGTGATCCGCTTCTGGATCATCGCCGTCATCCTCGCCCTGATCGGGCTCTCGACCCTCAAGCTGCGGTAG
- a CDS encoding UDP-N-acetylmuramoylalanyl-D-glutamyl-2,6-diaminopimelate--D-alanyl-D-alanine ligase — translation MSYLWTAEALIDAMGGRPLGNMPAGIHGISIDTRTLQAGDAFFAIRGETMDGHDFATAAIKAGAAVLIVAEGKLPALGRLTAPMIVVPDVLAALEKLAMAARARSRGKVIAVTGSVGKTTTKEALRHVLGSVGSVHASDKSFNNHWGVPLTLARLPEDTEYAVFEIGMNHPGEIRPLVKMVRPHVALITLVAAAHLGFFRDLDEIAEAKAEIFEGIEPGGAALLNRDDPRANMLGKLAREAGVEHVLGFGEHQRSTYRLINCVLNADHSTMTARIGRREVVARIGAPGRHMVQNALAVLGAADLVGADIDRVALALGTLPAPEGRGQRHMLAHGGGSFTLIDESYNANPASMKAALDLLDATPLEGDGRRIAVLGDMLELGAHSEKLHADLSELIVGTGISHVLLGGPHMKALAEVLPSDVAVVHRDEADNLGRLLIDTVQPDDVIMVKSSKGIGFSRIVAALLNRFPAHAGH, via the coding sequence ATGAGCTATCTCTGGACCGCTGAAGCGCTGATCGATGCCATGGGCGGGCGTCCGCTCGGCAACATGCCGGCGGGCATTCACGGCATATCCATCGATACCCGTACCCTGCAGGCTGGCGACGCCTTCTTCGCCATCAGGGGCGAGACCATGGACGGGCATGATTTCGCGACGGCTGCAATCAAGGCGGGCGCTGCCGTTCTGATCGTCGCCGAAGGCAAGCTGCCCGCGCTCGGCCGCCTGACCGCGCCCATGATCGTCGTTCCCGACGTGCTGGCGGCGCTGGAAAAGCTGGCGATGGCCGCCCGCGCTCGCTCGCGCGGCAAGGTGATCGCCGTTACCGGCTCTGTCGGAAAGACGACCACCAAGGAGGCGCTGCGCCATGTGCTGGGCTCGGTCGGCTCCGTTCATGCTTCCGACAAGTCGTTCAACAACCACTGGGGCGTGCCGCTGACCTTGGCCCGCCTGCCGGAAGATACCGAATATGCCGTTTTCGAAATCGGCATGAACCATCCGGGTGAAATCCGGCCGCTGGTGAAGATGGTGCGCCCGCATGTGGCGCTGATCACGCTGGTGGCTGCTGCCCATCTCGGCTTCTTCCGCGACCTCGACGAGATCGCGGAAGCCAAGGCCGAGATCTTCGAAGGCATCGAGCCTGGTGGAGCGGCGCTTCTCAATCGCGACGATCCGCGCGCCAACATGCTGGGCAAACTGGCGCGTGAGGCCGGCGTCGAGCATGTGCTGGGCTTCGGCGAGCATCAGCGTTCGACCTACCGGCTGATCAACTGCGTTCTCAATGCCGACCATTCCACCATGACCGCCCGCATCGGGCGCCGCGAGGTGGTGGCGCGCATCGGCGCGCCCGGCCGCCACATGGTGCAGAACGCGCTGGCGGTTCTTGGGGCTGCCGACCTTGTGGGCGCAGACATCGACCGCGTGGCGCTGGCGCTTGGCACCCTGCCTGCACCGGAAGGCCGCGGCCAGCGCCATATGCTTGCCCATGGCGGCGGCTCCTTCACGCTGATCGACGAGAGCTACAACGCCAATCCTGCTTCCATGAAGGCGGCGCTCGATCTGCTCGACGCAACGCCACTGGAGGGCGACGGCCGCCGCATCGCGGTGCTCGGCGACATGCTGGAACTGGGCGCGCATTCCGAGAAGCTGCACGCGGATCTGTCCGAACTGATCGTCGGCACCGGCATCAGCCATGTGCTGCTCGGCGGGCCGCACATGAAGGCGCTGGCTGAGGTGCTGCCGAGCGACGTCGCCGTCGTCCATCGCGATGAGGCCGACAATCTCGGGCGGCTGCTCATCGACACGGTGCAGCCGGATGACGTGATCATGGTGAAGTCGTCGAAGGGGATCGGCTTCTCAAGGATCGTTGCGGCGCTGCTGAACAGGTTTCCGGCTCACGCCGGCCATTGA